ACCCACAGACTGTCACATGCCGATGTCATTAGTGCCAGATGGCTAAAATGCAAGCAAAACCAAAATACATTTTCCCCATTTTAATTGTATTGATGTTACTTTGCACGTGTAATATAAAAAGGATATTAAAGTTAAACAGTCTTAATGCAATGGTTTAAAGtgtgttatatattttttttttgtcctgtgttgggTGCTGGGGCACCAGTGGCCACTAGGGGGGGCACTGCCTACAAATGCCCCCCCATAGCGCCGACACTGTCCCATCTACACAAgctgtttgaaagagagagagagagagagagagagagagagagagagagagagagagagagagagagagagagagagagagagagggaaagagaaagagggagagagaggcctttCCAGAGAGGGAGGCCTTTCCGGTGGTGTATCTTCCCTAAGCAGCCACTCTAACGAGTTTGCCAAGTATGTCTCTCTACTGTCCTTCTCTCTCAGAGCTGGACTGAGGGgaaaatggggcccgggcacttttggcttacagggGCACCTCGTAGTTTGTAAttaacggcgcagaactgactggtgggccccaattttcagaaatgtaaaaaaagatttgtattattatttttattattattactttttttacatttctgaaaatagggtcccacgagggtgcagggcccaccgggaaatgcccggtatgccagatgttCTCTCTTAAGCATTCAATCGTTCGGAGCAGACGGCCTGCTGCTGTTACCGTACTGCTGCAGCTCTACAGCCAGGTGTGAGGTCCCTCATGTCCTCCTAACCATCATCTCTGACAGCCACTTGGACGGATTTGAAACCCACAAACCCTCAAAATGTTGGAACGGGAAAGACCCATTTAGCAAAAGCCGTCCGGCCACAGTTTATTTTTTTCCAGCTGTCACTCTGTCAAGAGTGTGGATAGTAACCATAACGGTCTCAGTAAACATgtgggaaaaaacaaaaacaaatatttgCTCGAATGAAAGTCGTGTCCCCATACAACTTTGATGGGATCCCCCCCTATCAGAGACGGAACTGATTGACACATGGGTGTGATAGATTGGCTTAATATTTTAGTCACCACCAGTGAGGTTAGTCGGTTATCTGGGACATTAGATGGATGTTTGACACAGAAATGGTAAATGAAAGGTTTCCACTTTCTGACAACCTATGAAATTAGAAATCCCAATGTGAACAACATGCATGCTGCAGAAATTACACTTTGGTCAATTATTTGTAAAATTATTAGCTGGTGTGTTCTCACATCTGCACAGTCGTCATTTGCGGTTATGTGTTTAAACAGCATTTTAAGATCTGTTTTGTTCTATCTCTGGCTAACTCAACCTTGCTAGTACCTTTGTCATTACTAAATTGGAAATTGGTCATCAATGCAAATTCAATTCAATATGAGACAATGTGGGTCATTTCTTAATTGAATGTGATCATATTCTCTTAGCTATTGTACTTCAACACATAATATAAGGATTATGTTTTGGAGAAgtaagaatagagtagagtagagtagagtagagtagagtagagtagagtagagtagagtagagtagagtagagtagagtactgtgtATGTGTCATTTCACACAAAAATACAGCTTTCCATACAGTGGTCCATGATAGCCCATTGCTGATTATTCATGGTGGGTATTTTGAAATATGCACTGGGATTTATTCTACCAGGcctagcaagcaagcaagaagcaTCCCTAACTTATTTATCCACAGCGGAGGATGCAGTCACAGTAACACACTCCTGAGGAGCACGGGATCTCCATGAGGCCCTCAGCCACCTCCGCCGATCAATGTCCACATATTGTTGATGGGGCCACCATGCAAGATGCATTTCGTTTGCTGCACTGGCTCTCTGAAGTGTCCATTCATGCCGTGATTTTTCACACAACACTTGATTGCGTGATTATGATGCTGTTTTGGGGGAGGCAGATGACGAGCAATAACAGCATCGTAAACATGTCTTCATTTGGGACAATGTTCGTATTATGGAGACGGGAGGCGTTGTTGTTGACTGCTCTGGCTCTGGCATGGATCATCAGCATCCTgataatcatcaccatcatcatcatcactgggtCACGCCAGTACATTAATTAAACACGCCAACAGGGTCACTTACCATCAGACCAAGAGCAGACAGTAACCCATGTGACAGAGCAGACAGACGTTCAGTTAGAAGAAAATCTGCATGGCACTATATCTAGTTATATTTTTGGTGTTCTGTATACCTACTGTAGATTGTGGAAATCATGTTTTAATTTCATATAATTGAGCGAAATTAATCAAGAATAATGTGTAATAATAATGAGTCATACATCATCTGGCTTCATGATTTGCCTATATTTCATCAAAAATAGCTCTGCTCATCATGTGTTACTTGGGTCCTGTAGACATCAGTGCAGGGCCCCTGGTACCTGGCCCCTTTTCCCCTGCAGCCTTACAGTGACCCCTGGGGGCAGACGAGGAGACTGCAGCTTGTCTGTTTGTGCATCGGCATACCTCTAGTACCCTCCTTGCAGTGATTTAGTCTACGTACCTAGAACAcagatatacacagtatacccacctcaaaatttcagggatttcagcatACCCACCAAAAATTGGTTAATCCATTATTTAGAGTAGCacagatatatactgtatacccacttaaaaatgctacagtatacccacaataaagtagactacaccactgcctcctTGGTCCACTTTATTGTACAGcagagttgggtttttttttttttggggggggggggggtcacctttATTTGGACACGacagtgaagaatgggacaggaagcaagtgggagagagagatgggtgaggatcgggaaatgacctcgggtcgggaATCAAACGCGGATTTCcggcgtaacagtgcagtgccctaccattcgAGCCACGGCAGGGCTACAGCAGAGTtgtttaaagtagaagtagaagtactcttacaactttaattacaacaccagtagtcTGTTAAGACAGACTagatgtgagattaaatgtgaatatttagtctggtcctgatcaatgagacatcggaaaattgttgatgggaacaacctgtagtttttcaaaccgtgtctgtgcctataggccaatgctCTGACCAAAACCAAGCCCGCTTTGCATCCATATTGCATAcatatttttccttttttatctGGGCTTTTTTGTTGACTGAGAGAACCCTTCACAAGACTTCCTCTGTTGTGCCGTTAGTTTACAGGCAGATGgacttttttcagaaagtgcactcaactcccaactgtttttttttttttttacaatgtctttgggtgcgagcgaacagcaaagttcatatttagtagaaaaGTCGCACTCTCAGGTGTAATTCCTGTACTGTTTttttattctagtgggttagcatgacagacagacgttttggcctaagccttcttcagcgtcttcttCTTACAGGCAGATGGCAAATAAAAGCCTTGATGATGTACGTGAGGACACAatgctgacctttgacctttgttaGCAAGGCAAGTGCTACATATCAAAAAAATGGATGAAATTCATTTCTACCCagaaagactcgatagaccaaatGAAATGTAAGGTAGGCTATATATCGACAATTATGAAGCAGGCAGCAGTGATTTTCTTTGGCACAGGCCCTCTATCTGCTATGAATAATTCCAATGAAGAGGGCGTATATCCTGCCGATGTGCGAGGCATGGATGAGCCTACCCCCCCatcacaggacagggaccaactggtgacggtggcagGAGGGGCAGAGGTGGTGGCATCCATATCACAGTACCAAGTGAACCATCAAACCAGGGCCTtgatcagggccgtaaccagacattttcaaataccgaggtcaaatactgtgtgctgtactgcatactgttcatttagaatgcttcaaatacttcagtcaaactttttattaatcactgccttgaggataaatgggggtgtcgtatATAGActtaatttatcattgttgatcattttcatcatagatacattttacattactgaaaaaaatacagaggacatgacgtctgtgtcctcaatggtagttacggccatggcctTGATGGCTGAAGCAGACACCCTCTGCATTACTCGGGCTGGAGAAGGCTGGAGAGAAGGTGCAGATCTACATCTAAATTCTGGACCCTGGGCCTCCACAGCTGAAGCAGAGACCCATTGCATCACCCCCTCGCAGGGCAGGGACCAACCGGCAATAGAGGCTGAAGGGGAAGAGGCGGGAGCGTTGACTTCAGCGTATTCTAGTCAGCAAAAGAGCAGACAGAAGGTGAATGTGCAGGCATCCTGTTGGATGCAGGTAATTGGATTAGAATGTGACAAAGTCTATACTTAAAAACTAAAGCAGTAATTGGTTGATGATATGAACTATATGCCTTAGCTATCATTTCTCCAAAcatgtgtcctctcctctgccccctgtCCTGATTGCTGACTTGGTCAGGGCCGTCGCTAGGCATCAGTAGAGGATGCAGAGCGCTTGGGGCATCCTCACTTTGCCACcagaattggggcctcctaaattgagattgactaaaaaaacatCATGGAgaaatattaaattatattacaaaacatatattttattTATCAAAAGACTCAAGAAATATATATTCCATTACTCACTTCGGGTAATCTAACTGTTTTGCCTAATATGAAAACCACCCTACATTTCCTGAAACGGAATTATGGGGTgctcctaaccagttatgcttagggtctCCGAAACCTTAGCAGCGTCCCTGAAGTCAATTACATATTGGGTGCTCATTtaacatttaaaatacaaatgtgttATCTGAAAAATAACACTTGTTGTCAAACAAACTTTGAAatatagacatactgtatgttttcatgtGTCAGATTGTGTCCAATATAACACTTACTTTAGGCCTACCCAGGTCGCCAATAAGGGGGGTATTAGGAACATGTATAATGAAATATACCCCCCTTATTGGCGACCTGGGGGAAGTAAGTCTATTAGCAGGGTTGCCACTTCCTGTAGATTAACTAAGATTGGTTAATAAACTCGCGGAGGTTGCAATTTGTTACAGTAGAACATGGCTTGTCACTACTTTCAGAGTGCACATCAATTGCACATCGGTGAATATGATTTTTAAATTATATCCAAGAGTTTGATGCTGTAGCGCCACCTGGCTGCAGGACATCAGCACATAACAACAGCACCTCAAACACTCAACACCTTACCATCTAAACTTTTTTTCCATTCAGCTTCTAACACATAACTGCcttaaagtgcactgtgtaagatggtggccagagaagactTTTGATTTGTGCTGCTATTGTAAATGTTCATGATGTGTATTCATTTCACCACCTTAATGACAACATCCATCAAGTGGATGAGGTGAAGCAAAGCACGACTATTGCAGTGCCACCCGCCTGCCTGTAGATGGAAGTAGAGGAAAGGCTCTGACATGAGCTCTGGACTGTGGTTAATTATCTGCAGAACTATGCATGTCCATGTAGGGGCAGTGTTGATCCACCCAGGAGAATGActcaaccatagaggtagaaaataacactagagaggacacagcaatttgcgacagcactgggaaatggcagctggagcttcccaacttccgtaggtagtgtaggtactttgaggcaatgcaagtcaatggaggacacgcccacccctgccaagaaattaactaaaactgtgtaaatataaagtaacactttaatcaaagaccagatttgaaatatcAGGCttcatatctactgaaatcatatgagtcgataaaatacatttaaaaatcaaataatgtcttttatgaacatagttagcaacacacttcaactattgtccttgtatagtgtgttgatggacattttcacatgattaagccatttttgacagaggtgaacctcgttctccgttaatttccatttctctgatctacctacagataatggccgctacagattgccgtaaaaggggggcggggtcctctctagtgttattttctacctctatggactcAACCTAGGATTTGTGGATTCAGAGCTGACTTCTGGTATTGATTGAAGCAGCATCACAAACTCCCAATGGCATTTCTAATATACCAGGGGTGGGGGATCTATGTTTCGAggcccgatgtaattttaatgttatgcagcttcacaggaAATATCACATATaatttgtaatggaatcttagaaaatacgtttgcaatacaattgagtTATATTCAGGAGGCCTAGAGAAGgcggggtctgttttaaaagcggctgccttcaatataggcctaaagtgcaggggtaaatcctagtttgtgttcatagtatggcagTCGGAGGACTTTTaaggcccttggatgaatttgaagtggccccttgaatgaaaaaaggttccccacccctgtaataTACAATCATGCATGCTCCACATTGACATGGAGCTAGTTTGCCAGgctaacatttaaaaaatatggtGGTTAGCTGTGGCCTAATGTTTTGCTGATGGGTCATTATTCGCTGTAAGTTTAAATGCAACGTAAAGCATGTCAATTATTCTATGAGTAAATAGGGTAGGATTTCGAAGTGTCCCATGATAGATTTGAGCAAGGGTTCCAAGTGGATGCTTGCACCTTAATAACACAATattaaaacatttcattttcataCTGCCCTGACACATAAACAGCACTTGTGCTGTAACATTATATCAAGCTTAGTCACAGGTGAGATCATTCTGTCTCCTCAGCCTTCATTTCCTTAGATGACCTTGGCCCATCCATACCACCTGTGACTAGCCTATATTTATGCTACTTatgcaaagtgcaactttgggcaaccaagctaaatcccattcctttgacctatagatgacatttctgcaataaaactttagggtactcaacatttctgtgttcagtataggggcctatggggatcCCGACTAGactaaaatggactaatgcgccccaatggcaactaagcaccgcccctctcaacgccccctagggctcccaaacACCTCACCCCGTTAAGAAACACTAGCCTACTCTACAATGAGTTTAATGTTCAAGTCAGCCTGTCCACCCTCCTAGTGATGAGAAATCTGGCACCAGTGCAAATGAACAGTATCATTGTGAAGATTGAAGAATATAAGTAGTTTGATTGGTCGTTGTCGGCTTTGTCCAATCATATACAGAAACATTTGATTCTGTCTCTGAGAATGTGTTAATGGCAGGTTTACCAAACCAAACAATTCTTTCTACACTGAGGAAATGCCCATGTATACCATGTTATTTCAGAGGCTTATTCCTAATTCAACAGCAAAATATCATGAGCTGTTCTATGTGACACAGTTCATATGTGAACTACATAAAATAAAACCTCGGCCTACATGAACTACAATGTATAGAACATGAGGGACAAAATTTTctacaaagttaaaaaaaacaaacaaacaaaaaacagtctGACAGATAACCCTGATGCctgaagaataaaataaaatgtccaGGCCAGGATGCATTTTGCAGTTGAAAACACTAGTGTGGGCCCTGCCATGGTCAACAGGTAGGGCagtcgtctaccatgcggctgacctgggttcgattcccagcccaggtcctttgctggcccttcctggtctctctcttcccactcgcttcctgtcacaaccttcactatcctatcataaataaagtcaaaaagaccacaaaaatatatttttaaaacattaGCACTTGCTTGCTTACCCTGACCCCTTTAGTTGGTAGACATCATGATTATCATGCTGCAGAGATTTCACAAAAGCTGACTTGTTATATTAGTGGGAGAGTGCAATACAAGAGATAAGCAAAACACTGCCTGCCAGGCCATTGCTAGTGACATGGCCTTCATGGTTATCTTGTCATGGAGATAGACACAGAGGAGAGGCCTGCCTGACAAACCAAGCCAGGCCTAACGCCCAGCAGCACAATCAGCAAATgcctgtgtttttctttttcttcagccctGATATCAAACTACTTCCTtcccagggctgttgacagctttcgCTAGGCctaggacagagtcatctgagagggccccctacacaatacatacaactcaattctgggcctccgAATTCAATGGGCAtggggacaacatacccatttgtgcCCCGTTGCCGGGCCAACTATTTCCGGTAGGGATATAAACCAGAATGCAGCAAAAGACTAAACATATTGACATTTGAGAATAGCTTAATGATAAGTTACTTTATTTTATTACTTTAAATAGATCATGGATAATAATGTTTTACAACATTCCCCGAACAGAAGGGGTAATAGTACATGTATGTGCAGACATGAAAcgctcttacaaacacacactccttcatTTAAGATGTAAGAAGACTTCACTGTGTGGACAGACACAAATATTATTAGGACTGATGTAAACAGCTGAAacctcaaaaataaaataaaacaaaataggaataGCAAATGTCTAGAATATATTATCTTATTTTTGTAGAAAGTTGATAAAAATCTAACCAGATATGGGGAGAAAAATACTATACAACTAGTAAGTCTTCTTCAGTTGGGCCCTGAAACGCCCAATGCAGACACATCAAGGAACATGAAAGTTCATGAGTCACATTAAGAAGGCAAAATGGTCGTTTCTTTCCACAAACAGCTTTCGGCAGCACAGATTTTAAGGTAGTTAAGTATAATGCAGTCACTATTGGAACTAACTCAGATTATTCGTCAGTCCACTACTCCAAGCCCTGCCCCACTCCCACGCATTCGTGCACTAAGACATACATTATACTTCACACACGCATTTACAAAACAGAATGTTTGTAGCAGTCAACCATTAACCTGCAGTACATAGAAAAGGACATCCAGACAAACAACAAATTATGCAACTTGCATGACTTGCAAAAGCAACTTTGTGTGCACTTGACATTTGCCTGACATTATAAATatgcaaaagaaaacaaaacaattatGTACCTTAAAGATAGAGTATGTTACTGTTttgctgccctttcacaaatgttgtgtttttcatgaatatttaccaccatcaatttctaagtattcattatgaccgagAAAAtgtgacttttcatacatgaaaaggtgtgtcttctcCAGTAATGTACGTTTGgctgtaaaacttactgtacttaagtCAGATCAGTAAATTTCATtaaattaattataattaatgaattaatttaatttattaattataattagatcataatttaatttaattcaatatcACATTTTTGAATGGGGAGCATACATTTTGACAATGGACAACTTAAAAAAGTAACACTCTACCTAAAACACAGACGCATATAAGCATATCCACTTCCAAGTGCATATTTCAGGATCAGTAGtgataagtaataataataatcagggctctaaattaacacctgccagtgccaaccaaccagccaaatgctgatgaacaCTCAGTTTGGCTCGTAATAAagaaaacttaccagccacttgacttgactgacagagtgagtgtatgtttggctactATGATTAATATCTAGCAGCCAAATTTGACTAGTGATGACAAAAGTTAATTTATCGCCCTGCTACTAATGTACTATACAACAGATGAACACCTTCGTCATGGCTCACGGTGTTTACCTTGATAATCCCACCATGAAAAGCGGTAGGCAGGCACAGAGGTTTTTGTACAACTGCATTACGCAACTTACACAAAATACTGTGTACTACTGACAAACAAAGCACCATACTTAAATACTTGTTTTGTGTAGCAGTCTGGTGGACAACAGTGACAACGTTTTGGTAAAAGACCAGCTCATACcagttttttcacacacacacatgcacgcacctagTAAACACTTAACTGACATCTTAAAACAGTACAATACAAAAAAACTGAATACAACGTGAAGCATAAATCTAATACTTATCATGATATTGCAGTAAGGGTAAGGTTAAAAAAATGAAGATGTGACACTGGCCGATGATACTTCAAAAAAGGGGTTGAAAAAAAAGTATAGGCCAAATAAATTCCAGCAAAAGTGATGTCAGTTTTGTTCAGTAAATAAACTTAAGTAGTACAGGTCTGTACGGAGCTGAAAAAGAGTTGGTACAATAATAGTAATGTTTCTCAAGAGCTCCCTGTCATTTTTCTACGAACATCAAGTGGacggataaggtgtgtgtgtgtgtgtgtgtgtgcgtttgtgtgtgtgtgtgtgtgtgtgtgtgtgtgtgtgtgtgtgtgtgtgtgtgtgtgtgtgtgtgtgtgtgtgtgtgtgtgtgtgtgtgtctgcgtgcgtgcacgtgtgtgcattctCGGTGTgcgctattgtgtgtgtgctgagctccAGTCCTACAATCTAATACTGAGTCCAGTCTCCAAAATAATCTCTCAGTTCTCAACTACACGCGCCCTCGTCCGTCTCGCAGTCCCTCTCCCTGAAGAAGCGGGCGTAGCGGTCCAGGTAAGCGGGCCGGTGGGGCAGCAGGAAATAGTGGGTGGCGCTGGCCTTCTTGCCATCTTCCATGATGGGCAGGATGCAGGGGTTGTGACCCGCACCTGGGCCTGAGCCCGCACCCGGAGCCGGACCCGAGGCAGTAGGGCTGGTGCAGTGTGGCTCGTGCAATGCAGTCCTGTGCTGCTGGGGAGCCTTGCTCACGTACTTGGGGTTGGGGGCGAAGCTCTGCGTGGGCGGCATCACCCCGTTGACGTAGATGGGCAGGCTCTTGGGGCTGTAGGGCCGGGGGACGTGGCACTGGGGGATGGGCTCCCGCGGGGGGATCTCAGGGGGTTTGTCCCCCCCGTCGGTGTCGGCACCGTCATCGTCGTGGGGGGGCGGCGAGGGGACCATCGTGGACCAGCGCTGCCGCAGCTCGGCGCTTTtggcggggaggggggggatggggACGCGCGGGGGCACCTCGGGCTTGTCCTGCTTCGTGGCcccactgctgttgctgctgctgttgttggcaTTGTTATTGgcagctgctgatgctgctgctgaagaGGACGAGGCGCCGTGACCAAACAGGCGCAGGCCGGCCGTTTTGAAGGAGCCCGCGGGACCCGAGTGCGTGCGGCGTAACCGGCGCTGCGGTCGGTCCGGCTGGCGGCTGGCACACTCTCTGGGCACCAGCATTGGCGGCTCCCTCTGCTCCCGCTTGTGCCCGTGCCCATGAGCGTGAgcatgcccgtgcccgtgcccatgTCCGTGCCCGTACAGTTTCTCTTGTCCCTGGGCACTGAGGCAAGATCCCTTGGCGGCGGCGGCACCCCCTTCGAAGTAGGCGTAGTTGGTCTGGCCGCAGCCCCGGAAGCTGCGCCGACCGGGCACACCGTAGCGGAAGGACAGGGCTGCTTTGGAGCTGCTGTTTCCGCTGTGGTGCTCGGGTATCAGCCGCTGCCGATCGTCCTC
This Engraulis encrasicolus isolate BLACKSEA-1 chromosome 10, IST_EnEncr_1.0, whole genome shotgun sequence DNA region includes the following protein-coding sequences:
- the LOC134456860 gene encoding ERBB receptor feedback inhibitor 1 isoform X1, yielding MEVCWSMATAKPFWDPHETNDLYFCLDAETMEQNFRAQYRDSSMGFEEASMLGHAEGDQVVPSFKRLSVYEQQQHHHHIPPHGHGHRSSKRAPKPLPPLPDPSDLSSDEAVDSEVEFFTTSMEDDRQRLIPEHHSGNSSSKAALSFRYGVPGRRSFRGCGQTNYAYFEGGAAAAKGSCLSAQGQEKLYGHGHGHGHGHAHAHGHGHKREQREPPMLVPRECASRQPDRPQRRLRRTHSGPAGSFKTAGLRLFGHGASSSSAAASAAANNNANNSSSNSSGATKQDKPEVPPRVPIPPLPAKSAELRQRWSTMVPSPPPHDDDGADTDGGDKPPEIPPREPIPQCHVPRPYSPKSLPIYVNGVMPPTQSFAPNPKYVSKAPQQHRTALHEPHCTSPTASGPAPGAGSGPGAGHNPCILPIMEDGKKASATHYFLLPHRPAYLDRYARFFRERDCETDEGACS
- the LOC134456860 gene encoding ERBB receptor feedback inhibitor 1 isoform X2; this translates as MKQTKASMLGHAEGDQVVPSFKRLSVYEQQQHHHHIPPHGHGHRSSKRAPKPLPPLPDPSDLSSDEAVDSEVEFFTTSMEDDRQRLIPEHHSGNSSSKAALSFRYGVPGRRSFRGCGQTNYAYFEGGAAAAKGSCLSAQGQEKLYGHGHGHGHGHAHAHGHGHKREQREPPMLVPRECASRQPDRPQRRLRRTHSGPAGSFKTAGLRLFGHGASSSSAAASAAANNNANNSSSNSSGATKQDKPEVPPRVPIPPLPAKSAELRQRWSTMVPSPPPHDDDGADTDGGDKPPEIPPREPIPQCHVPRPYSPKSLPIYVNGVMPPTQSFAPNPKYVSKAPQQHRTALHEPHCTSPTASGPAPGAGSGPGAGHNPCILPIMEDGKKASATHYFLLPHRPAYLDRYARFFRERDCETDEGACS
- the LOC134456860 gene encoding ERBB receptor feedback inhibitor 1 isoform X3; translation: MLGHAEGDQVVPSFKRLSVYEQQQHHHHIPPHGHGHRSSKRAPKPLPPLPDPSDLSSDEAVDSEVEFFTTSMEDDRQRLIPEHHSGNSSSKAALSFRYGVPGRRSFRGCGQTNYAYFEGGAAAAKGSCLSAQGQEKLYGHGHGHGHGHAHAHGHGHKREQREPPMLVPRECASRQPDRPQRRLRRTHSGPAGSFKTAGLRLFGHGASSSSAAASAAANNNANNSSSNSSGATKQDKPEVPPRVPIPPLPAKSAELRQRWSTMVPSPPPHDDDGADTDGGDKPPEIPPREPIPQCHVPRPYSPKSLPIYVNGVMPPTQSFAPNPKYVSKAPQQHRTALHEPHCTSPTASGPAPGAGSGPGAGHNPCILPIMEDGKKASATHYFLLPHRPAYLDRYARFFRERDCETDEGACS